A window from Mesorhizobium sp. WSM2240 encodes these proteins:
- a CDS encoding AAA family ATPase, with protein sequence MRVEDRVAEFRRNVAADLYAPGDILDLESTFEAVDSYREEAAALSAAAAKRLDAERLATTLLSHPRLYKVLLDILSISAAISLEDGRSLPAPNSPPRDHSSAVAAASILIELGLPALLDGVTDVRRLLLILQISADAARRRFRVDAKIKRRIETALNNSIAAINSEGTWSLSISDSGSLPYQVRRYSEYVVSVNGHPRVAVASTFQTASGGRQSRELQTVYPNLNSALKTSGMSLMLIADGLAMRTMPERVLRQLFLGVPHTMTLRQMILGGMEDALRELAPPPPPPDVNAADLRRLIVGMLNDGVSARVEGLPVPEDRGKQALAQYASQPGEELLSLSPDGRELAWARSKLVSSFRRLAVFFESNSAIESALELFGALLIREDRDLSAVTAELRDDLVLSTPFTVLAQRALPTANELQDLSKIALQLSPESKVGILLVQDLIGPTAERIIRDAQTFLPVTLVVIGMQQCAGIASARQSPREALRELLLQQTDLRKLSPFVVRGATPSRVFFGREEEEASLLSTLPTNSVALLGGRRIGKTSLLRHCQTRLQSADLRPFFGDCQTVRTWEDFGQMAQRAWEVKLPTQFRPQHLFSLIERLDDGSGRSIVLLLDEIDQLLQWDAQRSNDEVPEAFFRACRSISQQGLAQFVFSGERTIASRMSDASSPHWNFCKPLMLQQLSKGAADALITQPFEALGVALPEKEGFADAAWHVSDGHPELLQLLGDKVVSVVNQRERTSASVNAADIYTVSGEFEYAEQYLETYWGQATKLEKIISILLISQPLSNAELHAKLIDIDKVVEPPRLRLALYMLELYGVIQRTNDGFMMKAHWFKEALEFYGGPDAAILPYLSGDLQ encoded by the coding sequence ATGCGGGTCGAGGACCGTGTCGCAGAATTTCGTCGGAATGTTGCGGCCGATTTATATGCACCGGGCGACATCTTAGACTTGGAGTCTACTTTTGAGGCCGTTGATTCATATCGCGAGGAGGCCGCCGCCTTATCTGCTGCCGCTGCTAAACGTTTAGACGCCGAACGACTTGCTACGACTCTGTTAAGCCATCCACGCCTCTACAAAGTTCTCTTGGATATTCTCTCTATTTCGGCAGCGATTTCTCTTGAGGACGGTAGAAGTTTGCCGGCTCCCAACTCACCACCACGCGACCATAGCTCCGCCGTGGCAGCTGCCAGCATACTGATTGAACTCGGGCTGCCGGCGTTACTTGATGGCGTCACAGACGTGAGGCGCCTTTTGCTAATTCTTCAAATATCGGCTGACGCCGCTCGACGGCGCTTTCGAGTTGATGCTAAGATCAAACGACGAATCGAAACTGCGCTAAATAACTCGATCGCCGCGATTAACAGCGAAGGCACATGGAGTTTATCGATCTCCGATTCGGGCTCGCTACCATATCAGGTGCGTCGGTATAGCGAATACGTCGTATCGGTAAATGGCCATCCGCGGGTGGCAGTCGCCAGCACGTTTCAAACGGCGAGCGGTGGGCGCCAGAGCCGAGAACTGCAGACAGTCTATCCGAACTTGAACTCTGCACTGAAAACCAGTGGCATGTCGTTGATGCTAATTGCCGACGGTCTGGCAATGCGAACCATGCCTGAAAGAGTTTTGCGGCAATTGTTCCTCGGCGTGCCTCATACGATGACGCTCCGCCAAATGATCCTCGGCGGGATGGAGGATGCCTTGCGGGAATTAGCCCCACCTCCGCCTCCGCCGGACGTGAACGCAGCTGATCTAAGGCGGCTGATCGTAGGCATGCTAAATGATGGGGTTAGCGCACGGGTAGAAGGCCTTCCCGTGCCTGAGGACAGAGGTAAACAGGCACTTGCTCAATACGCATCTCAACCCGGCGAAGAGCTTTTGAGTCTTTCGCCTGACGGACGGGAGTTAGCTTGGGCACGGTCAAAGCTTGTATCATCCTTCCGCCGACTGGCGGTTTTTTTTGAAAGCAACTCAGCAATAGAGTCGGCGTTGGAACTATTTGGAGCGCTGCTAATCCGCGAAGACCGCGACCTTTCCGCAGTCACTGCCGAATTGAGAGATGATCTAGTTCTATCTACCCCATTTACCGTCTTAGCCCAAAGGGCTCTTCCTACTGCCAATGAACTGCAAGACCTATCCAAAATAGCCCTTCAATTGAGCCCAGAATCCAAAGTGGGTATCCTACTTGTTCAAGACTTGATTGGTCCAACCGCAGAGCGAATCATTCGTGACGCTCAGACTTTCCTGCCAGTCACGTTGGTAGTGATAGGCATGCAGCAGTGTGCGGGAATTGCTTCGGCGCGACAGAGCCCTAGAGAAGCATTACGCGAGTTGCTGCTACAGCAGACGGACTTGAGGAAGCTCAGCCCCTTCGTAGTTCGCGGAGCAACACCTTCTCGTGTGTTTTTTGGGCGAGAGGAGGAGGAAGCTAGCCTTTTGAGCACGTTGCCAACTAACAGCGTAGCTCTTTTGGGTGGTCGGCGCATCGGCAAAACCTCCCTGCTTCGCCATTGCCAGACGCGGCTACAAAGTGCTGACCTTAGACCCTTCTTCGGGGATTGCCAGACAGTTCGAACCTGGGAAGATTTCGGCCAGATGGCGCAACGTGCCTGGGAAGTGAAGCTTCCCACACAGTTTAGACCTCAACACCTCTTTTCACTGATCGAACGTTTGGATGACGGCTCAGGCCGCTCCATCGTTTTGCTTTTAGACGAGATTGACCAGCTGCTGCAGTGGGATGCTCAAAGGAGCAATGATGAAGTGCCCGAAGCGTTTTTTCGGGCGTGCCGTTCGATTTCCCAGCAAGGATTAGCACAGTTTGTGTTTTCAGGTGAACGAACAATTGCAAGTCGAATGTCGGACGCCAGCTCTCCGCACTGGAATTTTTGTAAACCTCTTATGCTTCAACAGCTGTCAAAGGGAGCAGCGGACGCGCTGATTACGCAGCCATTTGAGGCACTTGGTGTTGCGCTCCCTGAAAAGGAGGGGTTTGCCGATGCAGCATGGCACGTAAGTGACGGCCATCCGGAGCTCCTCCAATTACTGGGGGACAAAGTAGTGTCCGTGGTAAATCAACGGGAACGAACCAGCGCTTCGGTGAATGCGGCAGACATATACACGGTTTCGGGTGAATTCGAGTATGCTGAGCAGTACTTAGAGACTTATTGGGGGCAGGCGACAAAACTCGAAAAAATTATCAGTATACTTCTCATCAGCCAACCCTTATCGAATGCTGAGTTGCATGCGAAGCTAATCGATATTGATAAGGTGGTTGAACCACCCCGATTACGTCTGGCCCTTTATATGCTTGAGTTATACG
- a CDS encoding Fur family transcriptional regulator has protein sequence MAKTKNQNPDYEKMLRKAGVRITRPRRIILGILSDAGDHPDALEIFRRAVAVDGSISLSTVYRTMKLMEGMGAIHRHAFEGGPSRFEQAGGDHHDHLIDIESGDVIEFKSDRIEQLQDEIAKRLGYDIVHHRLELYGRKRRTG, from the coding sequence ATGGCGAAAACGAAGAATCAGAATCCCGACTACGAAAAAATGCTGCGCAAGGCGGGGGTCAGGATCACCCGTCCGCGGCGCATCATTCTCGGCATATTGTCGGACGCGGGCGACCATCCCGACGCGCTCGAGATCTTCCGCCGCGCGGTCGCCGTCGACGGCAGCATCTCGCTCTCCACCGTCTATCGCACCATGAAGCTGATGGAGGGCATGGGCGCCATCCACCGCCACGCCTTCGAGGGCGGGCCGTCGCGCTTCGAGCAGGCCGGCGGCGACCATCACGACCACCTGATCGACATCGAAAGCGGCGACGTCATCGAGTTCAAGTCCGACCGGATCGAACAGCTCCAGGACGAGATCGCCAAAAGGCTCGGCTACGACATCGTGCACCACCGGCTCGAACTCTACGGCCGCAAGCGCCGTACCGGTTGA
- the gndA gene encoding NADP-dependent phosphogluconate dehydrogenase: MQEAEIGLIGLGVMGSNLALNIAEKGHRIAVFNRTHARTEAFAASAGSLRGMVVPCASIEELAAAIQPPRPVIIMVQAGKPVDEQIALLRGALSAGDIIIDAGNANFRDTVRRFSELEGSGLTFIGMGVSGGEEGARHGPSIMVGGTPESWARVEKILTDISAKYEGEPCAAWLGPGGAGHFVKTIHNGIEYADMQMIAEIYGILRDGLGMPAREIGAVFSGWNRGRLNSYLIEITAEVLATEDPQTGQPMVDIILDRAGQKGTGKWSVIEAQTLGVSATAIEAAVSARILSSIKTEREAAERVYGSGGVSAFAGEREAVLRDLELALLAGKVAAYAQGFAVMDAASKEFGWNLPLPTIAKIWRAGCIIRSQFLGAIAEAFAGGAVSNLLMTPAFVDMMKEAHPSLRSIVARASESGLPVAALSSALAYFDLYRQGRGTSNLIQAQRDFFGAHGFERIDAAGAHHGPWGSGAS, from the coding sequence ATGCAGGAAGCCGAAATCGGCCTGATCGGGCTCGGCGTCATGGGCTCCAATCTGGCGCTCAACATCGCCGAGAAGGGCCACCGCATCGCGGTGTTCAACCGCACCCATGCCCGCACCGAGGCCTTCGCCGCATCGGCCGGCAGCCTGCGCGGCATGGTCGTGCCCTGCGCATCGATCGAGGAGCTCGCCGCCGCCATCCAGCCGCCGCGCCCGGTCATCATCATGGTTCAGGCGGGAAAACCGGTCGACGAGCAGATCGCCTTGCTGCGCGGCGCGCTTTCGGCGGGCGACATCATCATCGACGCCGGCAACGCCAATTTCCGCGATACGGTGCGGCGCTTTTCCGAGCTCGAAGGCTCCGGGCTGACCTTCATCGGCATGGGCGTTTCGGGCGGCGAGGAGGGCGCGCGCCACGGCCCGTCGATCATGGTCGGCGGCACGCCCGAATCCTGGGCCCGCGTCGAAAAGATACTCACCGACATTTCGGCCAAATACGAGGGCGAGCCCTGCGCGGCCTGGCTGGGCCCCGGCGGCGCCGGGCATTTCGTCAAGACCATCCACAACGGCATCGAATATGCCGACATGCAGATGATCGCCGAGATCTACGGCATATTGCGCGACGGGCTCGGCATGCCGGCCAGGGAGATCGGCGCGGTGTTTTCCGGCTGGAACCGCGGCCGGCTGAACTCTTATCTCATCGAGATCACGGCGGAAGTGCTCGCCACTGAGGATCCGCAGACCGGCCAGCCCATGGTCGACATCATCCTCGACCGCGCCGGCCAGAAGGGCACCGGCAAATGGTCGGTTATCGAGGCGCAGACGCTCGGCGTCTCGGCCACCGCGATCGAGGCAGCGGTCTCGGCGCGCATATTGTCGTCGATCAAGACCGAGCGCGAGGCGGCCGAGCGGGTTTACGGAAGCGGCGGCGTTTCGGCCTTCGCCGGCGAGCGCGAAGCGGTGCTGCGCGATCTCGAGCTTGCGCTGCTCGCCGGCAAGGTAGCCGCCTATGCGCAGGGGTTCGCCGTCATGGACGCGGCGTCGAAGGAATTCGGCTGGAACCTGCCGCTGCCTACCATCGCAAAGATCTGGCGCGCCGGCTGCATCATCCGCTCGCAATTTTTGGGCGCCATCGCCGAGGCTTTTGCCGGCGGCGCGGTGTCCAACCTGCTTATGACACCCGCCTTTGTGGATATGATGAAGGAGGCGCATCCTTCATTGAGAAGCATCGTGGCGCGCGCCTCCGAATCCGGCCTGCCCGTGGCGGCCCTGTCTTCCGCGCTCGCCTATTTCGACCTCTACCGCCAGGGCCGCGGCACCTCCAACCTCATCCAGGCGCAGCGCGACTTCTTCGGCGCGCACGGCTTCGAGCGCATCGACGCGGCCGGCGCGCATCACGGCCCGTGGGGGAGCGGAGCGAGCTAG
- a CDS encoding LacI family transcriptional regulator, translating to MDKEVLHDNETLRPDEAGRPTLKTIAFMTGLGVTTVSRALKDAPEIGEETRRRVQLVARQVGYRPNRAGVRLRTGKTNVISLVLNTDEQIMSFVSDIIYGVSEVLAATPYHLIVTPYSHVQDPMDPVRYVVETGSADGIIISRTQPDDPRVRYMVERNFPFATHGRTETGLAHPFHDFDNHAFAVEAVRRLASLGRRRLALLTPPQGLTYHQHTVDGFADALSETGAGEIPFNTVSIDHSMEQIRARTAQLVRRENRPDGFVSSAAAATLALVAGIEDAGLKLGRDVDVVSKQSSPILHLFRPELHLINEDFRLAGRELARSVLGWIGGKAPQSLQSLSVPQAVEPSAL from the coding sequence ATGGACAAGGAAGTGCTGCACGATAACGAGACGCTCCGGCCCGACGAGGCCGGGCGCCCAACCTTGAAGACGATCGCCTTCATGACCGGGTTGGGCGTCACCACGGTTTCGCGCGCGCTGAAGGATGCGCCGGAGATCGGCGAGGAGACGCGGCGGCGGGTGCAGCTCGTCGCCCGGCAGGTCGGCTACAGGCCGAACCGCGCCGGCGTCAGGCTCAGGACCGGCAAGACCAACGTCATCAGCCTGGTGCTCAACACCGACGAGCAGATCATGAGCTTCGTGTCGGATATCATCTACGGCGTCTCGGAGGTGCTGGCGGCGACCCCATACCATCTGATCGTGACGCCCTATTCGCATGTCCAGGATCCGATGGATCCTGTGCGCTATGTGGTCGAAACCGGATCGGCCGACGGCATCATCATTTCGCGCACACAGCCGGACGACCCGCGCGTGCGCTACATGGTCGAGCGCAATTTTCCCTTCGCCACCCACGGCCGCACCGAAACCGGGCTGGCGCACCCGTTCCACGATTTCGACAATCACGCCTTCGCGGTCGAGGCGGTGCGGCGGCTGGCAAGCCTTGGCCGGCGCAGGCTGGCCCTGCTGACGCCGCCGCAGGGACTGACCTATCACCAGCATACGGTGGACGGGTTCGCCGACGCGCTGTCTGAGACCGGGGCGGGCGAAATCCCGTTCAACACGGTGTCGATCGACCATTCGATGGAGCAGATCCGCGCCCGCACGGCGCAGCTGGTGCGCCGCGAGAACCGCCCGGACGGCTTCGTCAGCAGCGCGGCGGCGGCGACGCTGGCGCTGGTGGCGGGCATAGAGGATGCCGGGCTGAAGCTCGGGCGCGATGTCGACGTGGTGTCAAAACAGTCGTCGCCGATCCTGCATCTGTTCCGGCCCGAGCTGCACCTCATCAACGAGGATTTCCGGCTCGCCGGCCGCGAACTGGCGCGCTCGGTGCTGGGCTGGATCGGCGGGAAGGCCCCGCAATCGCTGCAAAGCCTTTCGGTGCCGCAGGCGGTCGAGCCGTCGGCGCTCTAG
- a CDS encoding ABC transporter substrate-binding protein: MRYRHMTAILAATVALNFAAPASAVDLEVTHWWTSGGEAAAVAELAKAFNATGNKWIDGAIAGGGNTARPVMISRITGGDPMAATQFNHGRQAEELVEAGLMRDLTDLATKENWAEIVRPKSLLDGCTLDGKIYCAPINIHSWQWLWLSNKAFEDAGVPVPKNWDEFVAAAPALEQAGKIPLAIGGQPWQTTGAFNVLIPAIAGKDIFLKVYQDKDETVAAGPEIAKVFKAADDARKMAAKSNVQDWNQATNLVITGQAGGQIMGDWAQGEFQVAGQVAGKDYTCLPGLGVNELISTGGDAFYFPKLDDADKTAAQEVLASTMMNPATQVAFNLKKGSVPVRGDVDITAANDCMKKGLEILAKGDIIPDTNQLNTEDTNNQLNDLFVEFWKTPSLTPEEAQKRYAEIIAAAD, translated from the coding sequence ATGCGTTATAGGCACATGACCGCAATCCTTGCGGCGACCGTTGCATTGAACTTCGCGGCGCCGGCATCCGCCGTCGATCTCGAAGTCACCCACTGGTGGACGTCCGGCGGCGAGGCCGCGGCCGTTGCCGAACTCGCCAAGGCCTTCAATGCTACGGGCAACAAGTGGATCGACGGCGCCATCGCCGGCGGCGGCAACACGGCGCGCCCGGTCATGATCAGCCGCATCACCGGCGGCGACCCGATGGCGGCGACGCAGTTCAATCACGGTCGGCAGGCGGAGGAATTGGTCGAGGCCGGCCTGATGCGCGATCTCACCGATCTCGCCACCAAGGAGAACTGGGCCGAGATCGTTCGTCCGAAGAGCCTGCTCGACGGCTGCACGCTCGACGGCAAGATCTATTGCGCCCCGATCAACATCCATTCCTGGCAGTGGCTGTGGCTCTCTAACAAGGCCTTCGAGGATGCCGGCGTGCCGGTGCCGAAGAACTGGGACGAGTTCGTCGCGGCCGCGCCGGCGCTCGAACAGGCCGGCAAGATCCCGCTCGCCATCGGCGGTCAGCCATGGCAGACGACCGGGGCCTTTAACGTGCTGATCCCGGCGATCGCCGGCAAGGATATCTTCCTGAAGGTTTACCAGGACAAGGATGAGACGGTAGCCGCCGGGCCTGAAATCGCCAAGGTATTCAAGGCCGCAGACGATGCACGCAAGATGGCGGCAAAGTCGAACGTCCAGGACTGGAACCAGGCCACCAATCTGGTCATCACCGGCCAGGCCGGCGGTCAGATCATGGGCGACTGGGCGCAGGGCGAGTTCCAGGTGGCCGGTCAGGTGGCCGGCAAGGACTATACCTGCCTGCCGGGGCTCGGCGTCAACGAACTCATCTCGACCGGCGGCGACGCCTTCTACTTCCCGAAGCTGGACGATGCGGACAAGACCGCCGCCCAGGAAGTCCTGGCCTCAACGATGATGAATCCCGCAACGCAGGTTGCCTTCAACCTGAAGAAGGGCTCCGTGCCGGTGCGCGGCGATGTCGACATCACGGCCGCCAATGACTGCATGAAGAAGGGCCTCGAGATTCTGGCCAAGGGTGACATCATCCCCGACACCAATCAGCTGAATACTGAGGACACCAACAACCAGCTCAACGATCTGTTCGTGGAGTTCTGGAAGACACCGTCGCTGACGCCTGAGGAGGCGCAGAAGCGTTACGCCGAGATCATCGCCGCGGCCGACTAG
- a CDS encoding sugar ABC transporter permease, translating to MSIDESAAMRRPSQLFRNLNAKIASIPMILTALVIFVGGTLWTVLYSFTNSRLLPRLNFVGLDQYERLWSTPRWLTSIENLLIYGILSLIFSLVIGFLLAALLDQKIRFENTFRSIFLYPFALSFIVTGLVWQWILNPDFGVQHIVRSLGWESFTFNPLYDQQIVIYGILIAGLWQGTGLVMCLMLAGLRGIDEDIWKAARVDGIPMWKTYLFIVIPMMRPVFITTLVIIASGIVRVYDLVVAQTSGGPGQASEVPAKYVYDYMFAAQNLGQGFAASTMMLVTVAVIIVPWAYLEFGRRR from the coding sequence ATGAGCATCGACGAGAGCGCGGCCATGCGCCGCCCCAGCCAACTGTTCAGGAATCTCAACGCCAAGATCGCGTCGATTCCGATGATCCTCACCGCCCTCGTCATTTTCGTCGGCGGCACGCTCTGGACGGTCCTCTATTCCTTTACCAATTCGCGACTGCTGCCAAGGCTGAATTTCGTCGGCCTCGACCAGTATGAGCGCCTCTGGTCGACGCCGCGCTGGCTGACCTCGATCGAAAACCTTCTTATCTACGGCATCCTTTCGCTGATCTTTTCACTGGTCATCGGCTTCCTGTTGGCCGCCCTCCTTGACCAGAAGATCCGGTTCGAGAACACGTTCAGGTCGATTTTCCTCTATCCCTTTGCGCTTTCCTTCATCGTCACCGGCCTCGTCTGGCAGTGGATTCTCAACCCCGACTTCGGCGTGCAGCACATCGTGCGCAGCCTCGGCTGGGAGAGCTTCACCTTCAATCCGCTCTACGACCAGCAGATCGTCATCTACGGTATTCTGATCGCCGGGCTGTGGCAGGGGACAGGGCTCGTCATGTGCCTGATGCTGGCCGGGCTGCGCGGCATCGACGAGGATATCTGGAAGGCAGCGCGGGTGGATGGCATTCCGATGTGGAAGACCTACCTCTTCATCGTCATCCCGATGATGCGGCCGGTGTTCATCACCACCCTGGTCATCATCGCCTCGGGCATCGTGCGGGTCTACGATCTCGTCGTCGCGCAGACCAGCGGAGGCCCCGGCCAAGCCTCCGAGGTGCCGGCGAAATATGTCTACGACTACATGTTCGCCGCCCAAAATCTCGGTCAGGGTTTTGCCGCCTCTACCATGATGCTGGTGACTGTCGCGGTCATCATCGTGCCGTGGGCCTATCTCGAATTCGGGCGGAGGCGATAA
- a CDS encoding carbohydrate ABC transporter permease, which translates to MSNPTTLAATVAGADAVAGSLSGPHGPKPRVAFSRRNIIIYGALIFAAVYYLLPLYVMVVTSLKGMPEIRVGNVFAPPLEITFEPWVKAWATACTGLNCDGLSRGFWNSVRITVPSVFLSIAIASVNGYALANWRFKGADIFFTILIVGAFIPYQVMIYPIVIVLREIGLYGSLWGLVIVHSIFGMPILTLLFRNYFASLPEELFKAARVDGAGFWGIYLSIMLPMALPIFVVAIILQVTGIWNDFLFGIVYTKPDTYPMTVQLNNIVNSVQGVKEYNVNMAATLITGLVPLVIYFISGKLFVRGIAAGAVKG; encoded by the coding sequence ATGTCCAATCCCACCACGCTTGCGGCGACCGTCGCCGGAGCCGATGCCGTCGCCGGCAGCCTGAGCGGCCCGCATGGGCCGAAACCTCGCGTCGCCTTCTCCCGCCGCAACATCATCATCTATGGCGCGCTGATTTTCGCGGCGGTCTACTACCTGCTGCCGCTCTATGTGATGGTCGTCACCTCGCTCAAGGGCATGCCGGAGATCCGGGTCGGCAACGTCTTTGCGCCGCCGCTCGAGATCACTTTCGAGCCCTGGGTGAAGGCCTGGGCGACCGCCTGCACCGGCCTCAACTGCGACGGACTGTCCCGCGGCTTCTGGAATTCGGTGCGCATCACCGTGCCCTCGGTCTTCCTGTCGATCGCCATCGCCTCGGTAAACGGCTACGCGCTCGCCAACTGGCGCTTCAAGGGCGCCGACATCTTCTTCACCATCCTGATCGTCGGCGCCTTCATTCCCTATCAGGTGATGATTTATCCGATCGTGATCGTGCTGCGCGAGATCGGCCTCTATGGCAGTCTGTGGGGACTGGTCATCGTGCACTCCATCTTCGGCATGCCGATCCTGACGCTGCTCTTCCGCAACTATTTCGCGTCTCTGCCGGAGGAGTTGTTCAAGGCGGCGCGCGTCGACGGCGCAGGGTTCTGGGGCATTTATCTCAGCATCATGCTGCCCATGGCGCTGCCGATCTTCGTGGTCGCCATCATCCTGCAGGTCACGGGCATCTGGAACGACTTCCTGTTCGGCATCGTCTACACCAAGCCCGATACCTATCCGATGACCGTGCAGCTTAACAACATCGTCAACTCCGTTCAGGGCGTGAAGGAATATAACGTCAACATGGCTGCGACCCTCATCACCGGCCTGGTGCCGCTCGTGATCTACTTCATCTCAGGGAAACTGTTCGTGCGCGGCATCGCCGCCGGCGCTGTGAAGGGCTGA
- a CDS encoding ABC transporter ATP-binding protein, which translates to MTSVIVHDVSLNFGTVEVLKSLNLDVPEGEFLVLLGPSGCGKSTLLNCVAGLLDVSAGQIFINGKNVTWEEPKDRGIGMVFQSYALYPQMTVKGNLTFGLKNAGVPRDEIEKRIARTADILQIEPLLDRKPSQLSGGQRQRVAIGRALVRDVDVFLFDEPLSNLDAKLRSELRVEIKRLHQKLANTMIYVTHDQIEAMTLADRIAVMKGGVIQQLDAPQQIYNHPVNLFVAGFIGSPGMNFLEGELEIGAGAKVKIGDATVPVDRYKFNGSGTPPAGPMVLGIRPEHIAFGDAADAMPFAQEAEIEIVEPMGSDTLVWTKLGGRDLAFRVESERALRTGDRVRIGFDPARASLFDAATGNRI; encoded by the coding sequence ATGACCAGTGTTATCGTGCACGACGTGTCCTTGAATTTCGGCACCGTCGAAGTGTTGAAATCGCTCAATCTCGACGTTCCGGAAGGCGAGTTCCTGGTTCTTCTCGGGCCGTCCGGCTGTGGAAAATCCACGCTGCTCAACTGCGTGGCGGGTCTGCTCGACGTCTCCGCCGGCCAGATATTCATTAACGGCAAGAACGTCACCTGGGAGGAGCCTAAGGACCGCGGCATCGGCATGGTCTTCCAATCCTACGCGCTTTATCCGCAGATGACCGTCAAGGGCAACCTGACGTTCGGGCTGAAGAACGCCGGCGTCCCTAGGGATGAGATCGAAAAGCGCATCGCGCGGACGGCCGACATCCTGCAGATCGAGCCGCTTCTCGATCGAAAGCCATCCCAGCTTTCCGGCGGCCAGCGCCAGCGCGTTGCCATCGGTCGCGCTCTGGTGCGCGACGTCGATGTGTTCCTGTTCGACGAGCCGCTGTCCAATCTGGACGCCAAATTGCGCTCTGAACTGCGCGTCGAGATCAAACGGCTGCACCAGAAGCTGGCCAACACTATGATCTACGTCACCCACGACCAGATCGAGGCGATGACGCTTGCTGATCGCATAGCGGTCATGAAGGGCGGCGTCATCCAGCAGCTGGACGCGCCGCAGCAGATCTACAACCACCCGGTCAATCTCTTTGTCGCAGGCTTCATCGGCTCGCCAGGCATGAATTTCCTGGAGGGCGAACTGGAGATCGGCGCAGGCGCCAAGGTCAAGATCGGAGATGCTACAGTGCCGGTCGACCGCTACAAGTTCAACGGCAGCGGAACCCCGCCTGCAGGCCCCATGGTGCTCGGCATCAGACCCGAGCACATCGCCTTCGGCGATGCCGCCGACGCGATGCCGTTCGCGCAGGAAGCCGAAATCGAGATCGTCGAGCCTATGGGTTCCGACACGCTGGTCTGGACGAAGCTCGGTGGCCGGGATCTCGCCTTCCGAGTGGAATCGGAAAGGGCGTTGAGAACCGGCGACCGCGTCAGGATCGGCTTCGATCCCGCGCGCGCCTCGCTGTTCGACGCCGCGACCGGCAACCGCATCTGA
- a CDS encoding sugar phosphate isomerase/epimerase has translation MDWSFQLYSARNFQPWSGVLKKLAELGYRQVEGYGGIYDDPAGLRAELDGNGLTMPSGHFSIDMLENDFAGAAALARTLGMGIMACPYLIADQRPSDAAGWQAFGRRLAAVGKEANKAGFQFAWHNHDFEFVPLADGSVPQQHILDAAPDIGWEIDVAWVIRGGADPIDWIDRYASRIVAVHVKDIARPGEAANEDGWADVGHGTVGWRSLMQDLRSKTKATVYAMEHDNPSDFERFAKRSIDAAKTF, from the coding sequence ATGGACTGGTCATTTCAACTCTATAGCGCGCGCAATTTTCAACCCTGGAGCGGAGTGCTCAAGAAGCTGGCCGAGCTCGGCTACAGGCAGGTCGAAGGATATGGCGGCATCTATGACGACCCGGCAGGCTTGCGTGCCGAACTCGACGGCAACGGGCTGACGATGCCGAGCGGACATTTCTCTATCGACATGCTCGAGAACGATTTCGCCGGCGCGGCCGCACTCGCCAGGACACTTGGAATGGGCATCATGGCCTGCCCCTATCTGATAGCCGACCAGCGGCCTTCGGACGCGGCCGGCTGGCAGGCGTTCGGCAGGAGACTGGCCGCCGTCGGCAAGGAGGCGAACAAGGCCGGCTTCCAGTTCGCCTGGCACAATCATGATTTCGAGTTCGTCCCGCTGGCCGACGGCAGCGTCCCGCAGCAGCACATACTCGACGCGGCGCCCGACATTGGCTGGGAGATCGACGTGGCTTGGGTCATTCGCGGCGGCGCTGATCCGATCGACTGGATCGACCGCTACGCCTCGCGCATCGTCGCCGTGCACGTCAAAGATATCGCTCGGCCGGGAGAGGCCGCCAACGAGGACGGCTGGGCCGATGTCGGCCACGGCACCGTCGGCTGGCGTAGCCTGATGCAGGATTTGCGAAGCAAGACCAAGGCGACGGTCTACGCCATGGAACACGACAATCCGAGCGACTTCGAGCGCTTCGCCAAGCGCTCGATCGACGCCGCAAAGACATTCTAG